Below is a window of Megalopta genalis isolate 19385.01 chromosome 7, iyMegGena1_principal, whole genome shotgun sequence DNA.
AgaacaaaatattaaataaatcctGTAACAGTCGCATCATAGTCAGCATCGACTACGAAATATCTAGTAGTTGGCAGTATATGAGTTAACAATATACTGCTGTAGGAAAGTACGTAAAAACTTAATATAAATTGTCAATTAAAcctaaaaaatatttaacatcGAATTAGATTAATTATACTTTCAGTCCTTAACATGTTTCGTGTCGAGGTAGAAGAACGATAATACAACCACTCTGCTTTAATCAGCATTTACTAATTGCAAGCGTAACTGATATTCTAGAAGAACGGATTAGGTATATGATATTAATCTGGAATATGTATGTGTGAAGCATCATCAAAGAACGTTCTTTAACAGAGCTTCTCAAAGGGCAGCGTATCAGTTGAAATTCAGTGTTACTACGTTTAACAAATTTTGGCCCTGAAAAGGGCCGTTTGTGAATAGATAGAAAGAAGCAAATTAAGCTCTCTCTCCACGAATACGACGAGCCAGCTGAATGTCTTTAGGCATGATGGTAACGCGCTTGGCATGGATGGCGCAAAGGTTAGTGTCTTCGAACAGACCAACTAGATAGGCCTCGCTGGCTTCCTGAAGAGCCATGACAGCGGAGCTCTGGAAACGCAGGTCGGTCTTGAAGTCCTGAGCGATTTCACGAACCAGACGCTGGAAAGGCAGTTTACGGATGAGAAGCTCGGTACTCTTCTGATATCTTCTGATTTCACGAAGAGCAACGGTTCCAGGCCTGTAGCGATGGGGTTTCTTCACTCCTCCAGTTGCAGGCGCGCTCTTACGAGCGGCCTTCGTTGCCAACTGCTTACGTGGAGCCTTTCCACCAGTTGATTTACGAGCGGTCTGCTTGGTACGTGCCATTTCTTCTACGAAGGTTATGAAAGCACAAAGAACTGAAGTCCGTCCGGATGCGTGACTCAACAGCAATTGCGTCCGTGCGACCTGCAAGTCGTGGTTTTATGCGCTTCGGTTCGCCGCAGGGTGGCGCTGATTGGTGGAATGAGTAGTGGTGGGGAGACCGGTCTGAAAAGTATAAAATTATGTCGGCTACGGCGGAGGACCAGAGTTGCTCTTTGAGCGTTGAAGAGATCATATCTTAATCGAGCATCATGACTGGCCGTGGAAAGGGTGGAAAGGGATTGGGAAAGGGAGGAGCGAAGCGTCACAGGAAGGTTTTGCGTGATAACATCCAAGGTATCACCAAACCAGCCATCCGTCGTCTGGCTCGTCGTGGCGGTGTGAAACGTATTTCTGGATTGATCTACGAAGAAACTCGTGGTGTTTTGAAAGTTTTCCTTGAAAACGTTATCCGCGACGCTGTTACCTACACCGAGCACGCCAAGAGGAAGACTGTGACTGCAATGGACGTCGTATACGCTCTGAAGCGTCAAGGAAGAACCCTTTACGGTTTCGGTGGTTAAATATCCAGTACTGTCACCAACCTTACAAATCGGCCCTTTTCAGGGCCAACAAATTTTCATACAAAGGATACTGTTCAGTTTATGAATTTCATATAAACCCTTGTTCCTTCACattcatatattttttaatgataAAAATTGCAATGCGTGTTAAAATGTTAGTGATCAtatttttatagtatattttatgcacttacaatattttatttcgtcttcCTATGTCGTAGAAGTGTTATAATCTCGCGGAATATTGTTACGTGACGTGAAATTTAAATACAACATCGACTATCTCGACTATTCCTTACCGTACACTGACGTTTTCATTCCCAAATTTCATGTTTCCGCTTAAAAAAGACTGCTTCATAGAAAATTATTGAATCATTAAGAAAGAAGAGAGATTTATCAACTTCACAAAATTGTTGTTACCTGGCAATATGTCCTAAcattagaattttatttgaattataa
It encodes the following:
- the LOC117221630 gene encoding histone H3 codes for the protein MARTKQTARKSTGGKAPRKQLATKAARKSAPATGGVKKPHRYRPGTVALREIRRYQKSTELLIRKLPFQRLVREIAQDFKTDLRFQSSAVMALQEASEAYLVGLFEDTNLCAIHAKRVTIMPKDIQLARRIRGERA
- the LOC117221634 gene encoding histone H4; the encoded protein is MTGRGKGGKGLGKGGAKRHRKVLRDNIQGITKPAIRRLARRGGVKRISGLIYEETRGVLKVFLENVIRDAVTYTEHAKRKTVTAMDVVYALKRQGRTLYGFGG